CTGAACGCCTCCGTGGACCTGACCGCCATAGACTCCACCGGGCTTAACATAACCAACATTTCGGTGACGCACGTCTCTTCGGCCCTCGACGCTCTTGGCAGGATAGATTCCGCTCTTGCCAGGGTGACCGAAGCCCGCGGCCGGCTTGGCGCGGTGCAAAACCGGCTCGTGCACACCATCAACAACCTGGCGGTGTCCGCTGAGAACCTGCAGGCAGCCGAATCACAGATACGCGACGCGGACTACTCGCACGAAATCTCGCAGTTCACCAGGAATCAGATACTGGTGCAGGCTTCGACGGCGATCTTGGCCCAGGCCAACCTTGTGCCTCAGTCGGTGCTGCAGCTGCTCGGTTAACGTCATGGCGCTTCGCATCCAACACCTTGATAATCAAACCGTTGGATCAAAGAAGGGGTCTGGAGCAATCCAGACCCCTTTGATTTTTCAAGCGAAGTGGCGTTTAAACCTGCAATCTGGCGGCAAAAATTAATGTTTTGGCCTGTTTATTGCTATAATTTTCTAGCGCATATGGGTAAACAGTAAGATTATCCTAAAGGGGATAGCGCATTGAACCGATAATATACTTGAAGTTCGATTATGCGGCTTTAACGGGGTTTATAAAATGTCTATTTCCATTGACGGGCTGGTCTCAGGGACTAACTATACGTCCTTGATCCAGCAACTGATTGACATCGAGAGGCAGCCCATAAAGCTAATCGAGAACAAGCAGACCATCCTCAAGGAAGAAAAGACCGCCTGGTCGGCCATCAGCCCCAAGCTCGTTTCGCTTGAGTCCGCCGCCAATGACTTAAAATCGGCCCAGAAGTTCTCCAGCCTGTCCGCCTCGTTCCAGAACAACAACTCCGCCGGCGGGTCCGTCCTGTCGGTCACGGCCACCACATCCGCGGCGGCAGGCACATATAACGTAAAGGTCACTCAACTAGCCGCCAACCAGATTTCCGCCAGCAGCCAGACTTTTGCGAGCATGACCACAGCCGCCGGGCTTTCGGGGACCTTGAGCATCGGCGCCACCAACGTGAGCATCACTTCCGGGCAGAGCCTGTCGGATATTTTGAGCAACATAAACAATTCGGCCGCCGCAGCCACGGCGACAATAGTCAACTCCGGAACGACCGCAAGCCCACTATACAAGCTTGTCCTCTCCGGCGATGACACCGGGGCCGCCGGGGCATTCACCGCATCAACGGTGATGGACGCGGGAGCGCTTAGTTTCACCACCACGCAGTCCGCCCAGAACGCCCTGTTCACCGTCAACGGCATATCCATAAGCAAGGACACGAACACGGCCACTGACGTCATTTCCGGGGTGACGCTAAACCTGCAGACCTCCGGGTCCGGCGCCGTGACGGTCGCCACCGACTATGCCGGGATCGTCACGAAGGTAGAAAAATTCGTCGCCGCGTACAATGACGCGCTCAACCTGATCTCCAACGAGCTCAAGTACGACCCGTCCACAAAGTCGAAAGGGGCGCTTTTCGGCAATAACGCCCTGATGACCATACAAAACCAGCTGCGCTCCATAGTCAGCGGCGCGGTGCCCGGACTGGACCCCACTGACACAAGCACGTTATCGACGCTGTCGCAGGTGGGGATCATGATGGACCGGAATTTCCAGCTCACGGTGGACACAGCCGAGCTTTCCTCGGCGCTGCAGACCAATTTTGCCCAGGTCCAGAACCTTTTCGCCCCCAGCGGAAGCGGTACCTACACTTTCGTGGCCGCCTCTGGCAAAACACAGGGCGGGACATACAGCACCAGGGTGTCCGGCGGGGTGTTCCAGATGAAGCTTTCCGGCACAAGCGACTGGATATCCCTCACGCAGGACGGGAACTTCGCCCTTGGGCAGGCCGGAACATCGCTTGAAGGGCTGCTAATCAGGACAGGATCGCTGGTGGAAAGCGCCACGGGCCAGATGAAAATAACCGTGGGCGTGGCCGAGCGCGTGGCCACCAACGCTTCGACTTACACGGAATATTCGGCTGAAGGGCTGATCTACACCCAGACCAAGAGCATAGATGACCGGGACAGGGAATATCAGGACAACATTGACGCCTTGAACGTGAGAATCACGAAAAAGGAAGTGGACCTGAAAGCTAAATTCGCCAATCTGGAGGTCTTGCTGGCAAAGATGAGCTCCCAGCAGCAATACCTTAACAACCAGTTGACGAACCTGAACAAGAACTGGAGATAACGTCGGCGGTTCGAACATTTATCTGAAAGGAATCACTTACAATGCAAGGTTACGGCAGGCCATCGGTTTACCAGGTGACGCAGGTTTCGACCGCGAACAAGTCAAAGCTGGTCCTCATGATGTATGACGGGGCGATACGCTTCATCAACGACGCGAAACGCTGCCTTGAAACACGGGACATCGCGGGCAGGGGGCTTGCCATAAGCAAGGCTCAACGCATAGTGCACGAATTGCGCGCCGCTCTGAACATGGAAAAAGGGGGAGAGGTGGCGGTCAGTCTGGAGAAGGTCTATTCGATCGTCAACAGGCGGCTTTTGGACGCGAACATGAAGGGAAGCGTGGCGGACCTGAACATCTGCATGGACATGTTCACCACGTTAAAGGACGCGTGGAGCCAGGCGATGCACTCGGCGGGGCAGGAGCAAATGCCGATCCACGCCGCGCCAATGGCGGCGGCCGGGGTTAAAGTGGCCGTCTGACGGATACTTGCGGCGCAATGACGGGCGCATTGTCCCCGTTGCCAAAGATGACGTCAGTTCTTTTTTTCAGACGGCCTGCATCTGCTCAAGCTTGCGTTTCATGATATCGAGCAGGTATGAGGTGCATTCCTGGCAGAATTCATATGGCTTTAACTGGAACTCAAGGCCCCGCCGCCGGGCGTGAAGCGTCACCCCAAGCGGAACGCTCCTCATGTCCTTGAATTCGGCCTCAACCTCAATCTGGCCTGGTTCGCCTTCATCGGAAAACATCCTGCCGCACCCGTCGCACTTTACAAGACTTTGCGTGTCCATTTCCATAACTCCGGAATCAGATTGACGCTCATACGCCCGTCTCGCGTCCGCTCATGGCGTGACGCTGCGTTTGCCCGCTTGAAAGACAGGCGCCGTATTCAATGTCCCTTTTCATGATGTGGTTTTTCAGCCATTCGGAAATAAACCGGAGCAGGTCCAGGGGCATGACCTTCACCCCGTTCATGTGATCGGAAAGACAGCCGATCACCTCGCTCCGGAATAAAGCGTGCTCCTTTTTGTGGGCTTCCAGCCCCGCATACCCGGCCGCGGCCATCGCCTTTTCCTCCAGGGAAAAATGCGTGGCGGCGTAACTGGCCAGCTCGTTTAACGTGGGGAGCAGGGAATCCCCGCTGTGGCCGGAAATTATCCGGCTGTGAAAATCGTTCATGATGTCGAACAATATCTTGTGCTGCCTGTCAAAATTATCCACGCCGGCCCTGTATGAACTGCTCCACTGGATATACATGGCCCACCCCGATTTTCATGTTTGACATCGCCACCGATTCACGCCGCCGCAAAACATATTTGCTCCGCCAAGCAGAAGCGGCACTCCAATCATTTATGGAGCAATAGCGGCGCCAGACGTAACATGTGAATTTTAAAAGAGTTAATTTGGATGGGGATTCTTTCACCGCCGCATTTGGCCACACCCGGTGAAAATTGCGGCA
This region of Nitrospinota bacterium genomic DNA includes:
- the fliD gene encoding flagellar filament capping protein FliD is translated as MSISIDGLVSGTNYTSLIQQLIDIERQPIKLIENKQTILKEEKTAWSAISPKLVSLESAANDLKSAQKFSSLSASFQNNNSAGGSVLSVTATTSAAAGTYNVKVTQLAANQISASSQTFASMTTAAGLSGTLSIGATNVSITSGQSLSDILSNINNSAAAATATIVNSGTTASPLYKLVLSGDDTGAAGAFTASTVMDAGALSFTTTQSAQNALFTVNGISISKDTNTATDVISGVTLNLQTSGSGAVTVATDYAGIVTKVEKFVAAYNDALNLISNELKYDPSTKSKGALFGNNALMTIQNQLRSIVSGAVPGLDPTDTSTLSTLSQVGIMMDRNFQLTVDTAELSSALQTNFAQVQNLFAPSGSGTYTFVAASGKTQGGTYSTRVSGGVFQMKLSGTSDWISLTQDGNFALGQAGTSLEGLLIRTGSLVESATGQMKITVGVAERVATNASTYTEYSAEGLIYTQTKSIDDRDREYQDNIDALNVRITKKEVDLKAKFANLEVLLAKMSSQQQYLNNQLTNLNKNWR
- the fliS gene encoding flagellar export chaperone FliS; the encoded protein is MQGYGRPSVYQVTQVSTANKSKLVLMMYDGAIRFINDAKRCLETRDIAGRGLAISKAQRIVHELRAALNMEKGGEVAVSLEKVYSIVNRRLLDANMKGSVADLNICMDMFTTLKDAWSQAMHSAGQEQMPIHAAPMAAAGVKVAV
- a CDS encoding hemerythrin family protein; this encodes MYIQWSSSYRAGVDNFDRQHKILFDIMNDFHSRIISGHSGDSLLPTLNELASYAATHFSLEEKAMAAAGYAGLEAHKKEHALFRSEVIGCLSDHMNGVKVMPLDLLRFISEWLKNHIMKRDIEYGACLSSGQTQRHAMSGRETGV